The Aggregatilinea lenta genome includes a region encoding these proteins:
- a CDS encoding sugar ABC transporter substrate-binding protein, whose amino-acid sequence MSTLNRRNFLKNSLVLSSGFALANYLPFIEYRRAHAQDQPLKAAMSSAGLAGTWNAQGEEAARWMAGLLGVEITWFDGEFDAQAQRAKFDQLVTQEWDFVAVQPGAIGTLIEPIQTLTESGVPVIDMDTLIAPLQDLQSLGVLAFIAPDNVFMAESVVQRLIDKMEGAGKIAHIGGQPGHTGAQARGQGFFNLVNKYPDIEVVDDQPADWDVTRAADLTESVLNRHPDLKAIFADNDDMALAARQIVENAGLGDQVLVGGVDAMPPAVEAVRDGRLVATARNSANRIHSWAVLAGAWAATVGLEQARAEMPFYILADGPAIFADIDSNPDLADEPWKLRNYGLSAADGILWSESQYLF is encoded by the coding sequence CGCACGCCCAGGACCAGCCGCTCAAGGCTGCGATGTCCAGCGCGGGCCTCGCCGGAACCTGGAACGCACAGGGTGAAGAAGCGGCGCGGTGGATGGCCGGGCTGCTCGGCGTCGAGATTACGTGGTTCGACGGCGAATTCGACGCGCAGGCACAGCGGGCCAAGTTCGACCAGCTCGTCACCCAGGAATGGGACTTCGTGGCGGTCCAGCCGGGCGCCATTGGCACGCTCATCGAGCCGATCCAGACCCTGACCGAATCCGGCGTGCCGGTCATCGATATGGACACGTTGATCGCCCCGCTCCAGGATCTGCAGAGCCTCGGCGTGCTGGCCTTCATCGCCCCGGACAACGTCTTCATGGCCGAATCGGTCGTGCAGCGTCTGATCGACAAGATGGAAGGCGCGGGCAAGATCGCGCACATCGGCGGCCAGCCGGGCCACACCGGCGCGCAGGCGCGCGGCCAGGGCTTCTTCAATCTGGTCAACAAGTATCCCGACATTGAGGTTGTGGACGACCAGCCCGCCGACTGGGACGTGACCCGCGCAGCGGACCTGACCGAATCGGTCCTCAACCGTCACCCCGACCTGAAGGCGATCTTCGCGGACAACGACGACATGGCGCTGGCCGCCCGGCAGATCGTTGAGAACGCGGGCCTGGGCGACCAGGTGCTCGTCGGCGGCGTGGACGCGATGCCGCCCGCGGTCGAAGCCGTGCGCGATGGCCGCCTGGTGGCGACCGCTCGCAACTCGGCCAACCGCATCCACAGTTGGGCAGTCCTCGCGGGCGCGTGGGCGGCCACGGTGGGCCTCGAACAGGCCAGAGCAGAGATGCCGTTCTACATCCTGGCGGACGGCCCGGCCATCTTCGCGGATATCGACTCGAACCCCGATCTCGCGGACGAGCCGTGGAAGCTGCGCAACTACGGCCTGAGCGCCGCAGATGGTATTCTGTGGTCTGAGTCCCAGTATCTGTTCTAA
- a CDS encoding sugar ABC transporter ATP-binding protein, with amino-acid sequence MSDTPILELQNISKNFRTIQALNHVDFDLREGEVHALVGENGAGKSTLMRILAGIYTEYDGTYILDGKAIQMHRPGEALEHGIGMIHQELSAIPPLSVAENLFLGRQPLTRWGTVDWGKMHRVAAEQLHTLGFDLDPSLPLERYSLGTQQVVEVLRTIMSGARVLIMDEPTSALSPAEVEQLMRLVNTLRQQKRSIIYISHFLEEVLRVADRITVLRNGNKVATLERQDASMDKLISLMLGREIERILQTPDTIGEATAPLLHVHDLTSDVFTNIDLQVGKGEIVGLYGAIGAGHFDLARALFGLYKFDSGTITLNGKQFPHNHSARYAIRNGLAYATESRRKSLLLDEPIYRNVTMPHLERIGRIVPQRNQELAAAVPAINRVNVNPSDPLNPVGKLSGGNQQKVAIARWLTFPPKVFIMSEPTRGMDVGAKSEVMNILRQFRDEGFGVLVISSEPETILAVVDRVVVMSHGKIVARMENQNLDKDALMRLI; translated from the coding sequence GTGAGCGACACACCGATTCTTGAACTCCAGAATATTTCTAAGAACTTCCGCACCATCCAGGCCCTGAACCACGTCGATTTTGATCTGCGCGAAGGGGAAGTGCACGCGCTGGTCGGCGAAAACGGCGCGGGCAAAAGCACGTTGATGCGCATCCTCGCGGGCATCTACACCGAGTACGACGGCACTTACATCCTCGATGGCAAAGCGATCCAGATGCACCGGCCCGGCGAAGCGCTGGAGCACGGCATCGGCATGATCCATCAGGAACTGAGCGCCATCCCGCCGCTGTCCGTCGCGGAGAACCTGTTCCTGGGCCGCCAGCCGCTCACGCGCTGGGGCACGGTGGACTGGGGCAAGATGCACCGCGTCGCGGCGGAGCAGCTGCACACGCTCGGCTTCGATCTGGACCCCTCGCTGCCGCTGGAGCGCTACTCGCTCGGCACGCAGCAGGTGGTAGAGGTGTTGCGCACGATCATGTCCGGCGCGCGCGTGCTGATCATGGACGAGCCGACATCGGCCCTGTCGCCGGCTGAAGTCGAGCAGCTGATGCGCCTGGTGAACACGCTCCGCCAACAAAAGCGCAGCATCATTTACATCTCCCACTTCCTCGAAGAAGTGCTGCGCGTCGCGGACCGGATCACGGTGCTGCGCAACGGCAACAAGGTCGCCACGCTGGAACGCCAGGACGCCTCGATGGACAAGCTGATCTCGCTGATGCTGGGGCGCGAGATTGAGCGGATCCTGCAAACGCCCGACACTATCGGTGAGGCGACGGCGCCGCTGCTGCACGTCCACGACCTGACCTCCGATGTGTTCACCAACATCGACTTGCAGGTGGGCAAAGGCGAGATCGTAGGCCTGTATGGGGCCATCGGCGCGGGTCACTTCGACCTCGCACGGGCGCTGTTCGGACTGTACAAGTTCGACAGCGGAACCATCACGCTCAACGGCAAGCAATTTCCCCACAACCACTCGGCGCGCTACGCGATCCGCAACGGGCTGGCCTACGCGACGGAATCCCGGCGCAAGAGCCTGCTGCTGGATGAGCCAATTTATCGCAACGTCACCATGCCGCACCTGGAGCGTATTGGACGGATTGTGCCACAGCGCAACCAGGAACTGGCTGCTGCCGTGCCCGCGATCAACCGGGTCAATGTGAACCCCTCCGATCCGCTCAACCCGGTCGGCAAGCTGAGCGGCGGCAACCAGCAAAAAGTCGCCATCGCACGCTGGCTGACCTTCCCGCCCAAGGTCTTCATCATGAGCGAGCCGACACGTGGCATGGACGTGGGCGCCAAGAGCGAAGTCATGAACATTCTGCGCCAATTCCGCGACGAGGGCTTTGGCGTGCTGGTCATTTCATCCGAACCGGAAACGATCCTGGCGGTCGTGGATCGGGTCGTGGTGATGTCTCACGGGAAGATCGTTGCGCGGATGGAAAACCAGAACTTAGATAAAGACGCTTTGATGAGGTTGATATGA